One segment of Nostoc flagelliforme CCNUN1 DNA contains the following:
- a CDS encoding DUF4198 domain-containing protein, with product MLLKKIPGLLIAAAILPCFIQSASAHVIWFEKDNAQYNLLFGHPEEGPQFYDVKKFTGAEVYDINKQTIPFSINQTSDQLYLTADKEVAAITASLDNGYVAEVGDDAYYDITASEVGNYQNVRHLLKYTKALYNWSDALAQSFALPLEILPLQNPFAEDLSGSLLVQILAQGKPVSDSVTVEYLGQEVAKNADGTFSIPIGTQGLVQAVEASYSISSGGITTSYETGFTAQIASVPEPSTLLALSVVGLLVLRRKKILLNK from the coding sequence ATGCTGCTCAAAAAAATTCCGGGTCTGCTCATAGCGGCAGCTATTCTGCCATGCTTTATTCAATCGGCTTCCGCTCACGTTATTTGGTTTGAGAAAGACAATGCTCAATACAATTTATTATTTGGGCATCCCGAAGAAGGCCCACAATTCTATGATGTGAAAAAATTCACAGGAGCAGAAGTTTACGATATAAACAAACAAACAATTCCTTTTAGCATTAATCAAACATCAGACCAGTTATATCTAACTGCTGATAAAGAAGTAGCCGCAATCACAGCATCATTGGATAATGGCTATGTTGCGGAAGTAGGTGATGATGCTTATTACGATATTACAGCCTCGGAAGTTGGGAACTACCAAAATGTTAGGCATTTGCTCAAGTACACTAAAGCTTTGTATAACTGGTCAGATGCCTTAGCACAATCTTTCGCTCTACCCTTGGAAATCTTACCTTTACAAAACCCTTTTGCTGAGGATTTGTCAGGCAGTTTATTAGTTCAAATTCTGGCTCAAGGCAAACCAGTCAGCGATTCAGTTACTGTAGAATACCTTGGGCAAGAAGTAGCAAAAAATGCGGATGGCACTTTTTCTATTCCCATTGGTACACAAGGGCTAGTACAAGCAGTTGAAGCCAGCTACTCAATATCATCTGGAGGTATAACGACTTCTTACGAAACTGGCTTTACAGCACAAATAGCTTCTGTACCAGAACCTTCGACCTTATTAGCATTAAGTGTAGTAGGTTTACTGGTTTTACGTAGAAAGAAAATACTACTGAATAAATAA
- a CDS encoding IS982 family transposase → MLNEIIAIYAITDDLLKGIGHDEDGRILVSDAEIITTAVCAAMFFNGNHSKACTYMQEHGLIRNMLDKSRFNRRLHGIFMLMNDLFHQMGMILKEISDDTEYLLDSFPVAMCDNIRIFNVKLIKSEQYRGYIASKKRYFYGVRVQLLTTKTGIPVEFVFLPGSANDLRGLNALPLNLPPGSEIYGDAAYTDYTIEDDLEQTSQISLKVMRKQKSTRLDPPWIQYIKQHTRHYIETVFSSITSDFPKSIHAVTYQGFLLKLQAFIFAFTLQEAFI, encoded by the coding sequence ATGTTAAACGAAATAATTGCCATCTATGCTATCACGGATGACTTGTTGAAAGGGATTGGACATGATGAAGATGGTCGGATACTCGTAAGTGATGCAGAAATTATCACAACGGCTGTGTGTGCGGCGATGTTCTTTAATGGCAACCACAGCAAGGCTTGCACTTATATGCAAGAACATGGTTTGATCCGAAATATGTTAGATAAATCACGATTCAATAGAAGATTACACGGTATCTTCATGTTAATGAACGATTTATTTCATCAAATGGGAATGATACTCAAAGAAATTAGTGATGATACGGAGTATCTTTTAGACTCATTCCCAGTAGCGATGTGTGATAATATTCGCATTTTTAATGTCAAGTTAATTAAGTCCGAGCAGTATCGAGGTTATATTGCATCCAAGAAAAGATACTTCTATGGTGTGCGAGTTCAATTATTAACAACCAAAACCGGGATTCCTGTGGAATTTGTGTTTTTACCTGGGAGTGCCAATGATCTACGTGGGTTAAATGCCTTACCCTTAAATCTGCCGCCAGGGAGTGAAATTTATGGCGATGCAGCTTACACAGATTACACCATTGAAGATGACTTGGAACAAACTAGTCAAATTAGTTTGAAAGTGATGCGGAAACAGAAATCCACTCGTCTTGACCCTCCTTGGATTCAATATATTAAACAACATACTCGCCATTATATTGAAACTGTATTTAGTTCGATTACAAGTGATTTTCCCAAATCCATTCATGCCGTTACCTATCAAGGGTTTTTACTGAAACTTCAGGCATTTATTTTTGCCTTCACTCTCCAAGAAGCATTTATCTAG